Part of the Crateriforma spongiae genome is shown below.
GTGGAATCCAGAACGAGTCAGGCAACGTAGTAAGTTCACCAAATTGACCGCGCAACCAACGCTCGAACCGGCTTGAAGATCGCGACGTTCCGACGCAAACAGACCCACAGCTTGAAGCATCAATCGATTCAAAGCGTCGGTACGTGGTGATCGTCTCTGCGTTCAGTCAACATTGCGAAGCGGCGAAAGACCGAGCACGACCAATGCGTTCGGCAACAAAGCCACACATGACACCGCATTCGATCTTAATTCACCATCAACGCCGGCCGACCGCGCAAACGAACATCAGAGCTTGATGCCGATCAGAGCCAAACCCGTGTAACGTCAGCGATCACCGAGCCGGAACGATAGATCATCAATTTTAAAACCGCTCGCAAGTCCGGCTTCGCGTGCATCGCATTGTTATGCACTTTTGGCCCTAGTCGTAGCCACGCAACCAATAGCGTTTCCAATCAAACGAGCCCTCGTGGAGAGCGAAAAAACTGGTTGGCAGTTGCACATCAACATGCGCCATGAGCATTTGCAAAGCACTACGATCGGTTTCAATCCGTTTGTCACCATAAGTGTAGTCGATTACCTTGCCTTCATCTACGAGTTGATAAACATGGTCGGTTTCGTCAAATGCCCAGCCTATCTCAATTTCCACCGAGCCTCCCCACATAAAGGAATAGTAGTAGACAATTGGTGACGCTGTCTTTACTGAGACCGATTTTAGGAAGCGAAGTAATTGGATCGGATATTGAGACACGTCCAAATCGTCGGGCAATAATATATCAACGTCAACGTGGGTTTCGACTTGATCCCATTTCGCAATTGGTGTACTGGTACTCGATGGACGGTTCTCAAAAAACAGTTCCGCAAATTCTATTGGTGGGGGATCTTTGCGAGAGTATCCACTCGCAACAAGATGCGGACTGATTGCCAAAAGACCACCTTCAGGCAGATCATGGCGAATTGTTCTTTCTGATTCGGGTAAATCATCAGATAGAAAGCGATCACGTACCCACTGAAATCGAATGCCCTCGAGGTTGTCTATAAGGAACATTTGATTCGCGAGAAACGGTTCACACGACAGGGCCTCAGCGACTGCCGGAAATGGTCTAGCGTAGATTTGATTAGCGGCCCAAGTCATGGTGCATAACGGTCGCGTTAACCGAGCGGGGGCGTGGAAACGTGGTCAGCGAAGCGTCCAAGACGGCTCAACCCCGCTTCGGTTGAACGCATTGTTACACATCGAATCAGGCCGGCAACATCGCACGGCTTGAAGCATCGAGTTTCTTTCTGTCGAAGTCGACCAAAGCGTTGCGGGATCGGGGTTGCCGGAGCCGGCGACCAGACACGAAAAGAAGACATCCAGCGGCCGACGGCGAAGGGTGCCCCGAGACCGCGGTGGAATCCAGAACGAGTCATGCAACGTAGCACATTCACCAAATCCACCGCGCAAGCAACGCTCGAACCGGCTTGAAGATCGCGACGTTCCGACGCAAACACCCTGGCGGCTGGAACTGCCAATCGATTCAAAGCGTCGGTACGCGGTGATCGTCTCTGCGTTCAGTCGACATTGCGATGCGGCTAATGACCGAGCACGGCCAATGCGTTTCGCGACAAAGCCAAACATGACACCGCAATCGATCTGGATTCACCATCAAAGTCGGCCGACCGCGCATCCGAAAGTCAAAGCCTGATGCCGATCAGAGCCAACCCCGTGTAACGGCAGCGTTCACCGGGCACGGACGTTTGACTTTCCATCGCGAAAAACCTCGCAAGCCGTGCTCCGGTGCAACGCATTGTTATCCGCCTTGTTTGGGTTAGTAATGGATTACGGTGTAGGTGACTGGATTGCGGTGCCAACCGATACCGTCACCCCAGTCGCAGAATTCTGTTCCATTAGGCATCCACCACGCGACGTATGACATCGCAAAAGATCGGATGGGCTCTGGCGTAAAGATCGCGTTTGTTGCAATGGGCTGATAGATATGATTGAAAGCATCCGCACAGAATTCATTCGATTTGGTCCATGACGACGCGGGTAAAGCGATCTTCGGCGACAGAAAACGAGCGTGCGCCCATGCAGCCGGTCCAAACGAAAGGTAAAGCAAACAGGTCGCTACGAACATCGACGAAGAAACGCCGAATACGACCAAGCCAAATCGACGACGTCGAAAGAAAAAAGATACGAGCGTCAGCACGAGTGTAACCATGAGAAGCGCCGGTCCAATTATTGCCCCCCATCTTGGCCAAGCCAACAGTGTTGCAACCGCAGCCGCTACAACGCTTGTCAACAGCAACAAGCCACCCAGTGAGAATTGCATTGGACTACGCATAAATTCAGTCGGATAACGTCAGACATCACGGGGGACGGAGAGTTGAGCATCCATTCGAGCAAACGCCGCAAGCCGTCCTCCCGTGCATGTCATGGTTCGCCGATTGCGTGTGTCAAGGGTTACGGGGTGTCGTAATTCCGTTGAGTCGAGATTACCATTGCGGCAGCATAAACGATTCAGTGAGGGGCGTGTAATAAAGCCGAAAATCAAGAAGAACATCTTTGGAAAGTACGAGGTCAAATTTGACTGCCCGAAATGCGGTGTACGACTGACGTCGCCGCTAACCGATGCGGGCGAGGTCGATGATTGTCCTGATTGTCGAGCAAAATTCCGCGTGCCGGGAAAAGAGCAACGCGCAGCGTACGAAGCCAAGTTGGCAAAAGAGCAGGCGGAAAAGGAGGCAGAACGGGAATTAAAGAATGAAGAGCGCAGGATTGCCGCCGAAGAGAAGAGGTTGCAGCAAGAGGAGCGGCGCTTGCAGCAAGAGGAGGAACAACGCCGCCGAGAATTGATCATCGCGGAGGAAGAAAAGCAACGTCGGCGTGATGAATTGGCCAGTCTGGCGCCGCCCACTGTGACCGGCGAGATCGTCGGTCCGGCTAGTACAGCCGGGGAAATCGCGGATGTCGCGGAATGTCCGTTCTGTGCGGAGTTGGTATCGCTGCGTGCGCGGAAGTGCAAGCATTGCGGTGAACTATTGGATCCGGTTCTGCGAGCAGCAGAAGAAGGTCGTCGAGCAAGTGCAACGCCACAGATAGTTAACGTCGTGCATGGAGGTAACGCTACCGCCTCAGCGGATGCTTCAGCTGAAGCCTCCGTTTCGAGCGTATCCAGTTGCGGTGGTTGCCTGTCTGCGATCATTTTGTTGATCATCATCATCGCGTGTGCCGGTGCGTTGAGCGGCTGACGTCTCCGTCGGCGAACGGTAGGGTTCAGCGGGGCCGCGCGGACGACTCACCATTTCAAAAACGTCAACTCGCGGCCTCCGTTGCAACCCATGGTTCTGCATTCTACTCGTATCCGTCGAGGCCCAAGTCACGGTGAATCACGTAGATCTCTGGACGTTGCTCTTTTAGGCGATCAACGCCGGCCTGCGTCACCCGCGTGCCGCTGAGATCGACGCCAAGTTTGAAGTTGACAGTTGCCAGTGAGTTTATTCCAGCATCTGATATTGCGGTTCCGTTGAATCGAATTGCGTTCAGGCTTTCAATTTTGGCCAGATGGTGTAATCCGTCGTCGGTAATCCTCGTTCCGTCCAAGTGAAGTACGAGAATCTCTTGGGCGCTTTCCAGGTAGCGAAGGTCGGCGTCTGACACATTTGAATCTGAGCAATAAAGCGATTCAAGCACGGAAAACCGGTCGGGAAGTCGCGCGGTGATACGATCTTCGATAGTAATCCACGAGACGGCGTAGCTCTCATCTATCGTTGGGTCTGAACCACCAAACGAAGCAATTTCATTGATTAGCCGCTGCCGTGTCCGCCGATCGCGACTCTGTCGTTCACCAACGACGAACACAATTGACAAGATTCCAATTGCAATCAGTGCGGTTCTCAAACTGAATCGCAATCTTCACCTCTTCGATTGCAGAACGTTGGACATCACGGGGGACGGAAGAAAGATTCTCCACTTCAGAAATCACGCAAGCCGTCCTCCCGTGCATGTCATTGTTCCCCGCTGTTTTTCTGGAGGTAGGGCAACCAAAACTTGCGAAGATCACTCCATTTGTATCGGCCGATGAAATCCACTATGTCACCGGGGTCCTCGTGGTGCATTAGGCTGTTCAGAACG
Proteins encoded:
- a CDS encoding leucine-rich repeat domain-containing protein gives rise to the protein MRFSLRTALIAIGILSIVFVVGERQSRDRRTRQRLINEIASFGGSDPTIDESYAVSWITIEDRITARLPDRFSVLESLYCSDSNVSDADLRYLESAQEILVLHLDGTRITDDGLHHLAKIESLNAIRFNGTAISDAGINSLATVNFKLGVDLSGTRVTQAGVDRLKEQRPEIYVIHRDLGLDGYE
- a CDS encoding zf-TFIIB domain-containing protein, whose translation is MRQHKRFSEGRVIKPKIKKNIFGKYEVKFDCPKCGVRLTSPLTDAGEVDDCPDCRAKFRVPGKEQRAAYEAKLAKEQAEKEAERELKNEERRIAAEEKRLQQEERRLQQEEEQRRRELIIAEEEKQRRRDELASLAPPTVTGEIVGPASTAGEIADVAECPFCAELVSLRARKCKHCGELLDPVLRAAEEGRRASATPQIVNVVHGGNATASADASAEASVSSVSSCGGCLSAIILLIIIIACAGALSG